The Pseudarthrobacter sp. NS4 genome includes a window with the following:
- a CDS encoding septum formation family protein yields MNNQDVPPKPGSPPPAPAPESVSWSQPQTETEGARRKPVTKKRAFWIALFVVVLLAVIGGLVWLALWLNSGQGAPEAGEETPGVLETTITPPASPLPLPREGVTPAEYALGDCFADFDPEALASKVVPCDAPHSAQLVAVFRYPEDGAYPGAEELKAKALEACQAAKLGPAANEYQLNYQRSFPSDSSWDSGDRRVDCYVTAPGGNVINASVLP; encoded by the coding sequence GTGAACAACCAGGACGTCCCGCCCAAGCCCGGCTCGCCGCCCCCTGCTCCCGCCCCGGAGTCCGTCAGCTGGTCCCAGCCACAAACGGAAACGGAAGGGGCGCGAAGGAAACCCGTAACGAAAAAGAGGGCGTTCTGGATAGCGTTGTTCGTCGTCGTACTTCTGGCTGTGATCGGGGGCCTGGTGTGGCTTGCCCTGTGGTTGAACTCCGGCCAGGGAGCCCCCGAGGCCGGCGAGGAAACCCCCGGCGTGCTCGAAACAACCATCACGCCGCCGGCATCACCGCTGCCCCTGCCGCGCGAAGGAGTGACGCCTGCCGAGTACGCGCTGGGTGACTGTTTTGCCGACTTCGATCCTGAAGCGCTGGCATCCAAGGTGGTACCCTGCGATGCGCCCCATTCGGCACAGCTCGTAGCCGTGTTCCGTTACCCGGAGGACGGGGCCTACCCCGGGGCCGAGGAGCTCAAGGCCAAAGCGCTTGAGGCCTGCCAGGCTGCCAAGCTGGGCCCGGCAGCCAACGAGTACCAGCTCAATTACCAGCGCAGCTTCCCCAGCGATAGCAGCTGGGACTCAGGGGACCGCAGGGTGGACTGCTACGTGACCGCCCCCGGCGGCAACGTCATCAACGCGAGCGTGCTGCCCTAG